One region of Drosophila kikkawai strain 14028-0561.14 chromosome 2R, DkikHiC1v2, whole genome shotgun sequence genomic DNA includes:
- the LOC108072434 gene encoding dynein axonemal light chain 4, translated as MADEAEGGKEGEKKIVHVYPLVKHSDMNEEMRIEAIELSITACEKYASNYEHAAKIIKETMDKKFGIYWHVVVGEGFGFEVSYETENILYLFFAGNLAIVLWKCS; from the exons ATGGCAGATGAGGCGGAAGGAGGCAAGGAGGGCGAAAAGAAAATCGTACACGTTTATCCACTGGTGAAG caCTCGGACATGAACGAGGAGATGCGAATAGAGGCCATTGAACTGTCCATCACGGCCTGCGAGAAATATGCGTCGAACTATGAG CACGCTGCCAAAATCATCAAGGAAACCATGGACAAGAAGTTCGGCATCTATTGGCATGTGGTGGTGGGCGAGGGATTCGGTTTCGAGGTCTCCTACGAAACGGAGAACATACTCTACTTGTTCTTCGCCGGGAACCTGGCCATTGTGCTGTGGAAGTGCTCCTGA